The DNA window CAGGCCGACCGCTTCCTGGAGGATGCTGCCGGCCGACGTCGCGTGCGCCGCCGGAGACAGCGCCGCAGACAAGATCATCGTCATACCGGCGGCACCCGCCGCCGCAACCGCTCCGACACGTCTGATTCGCACCGAGAGTGCCCTTTCCGTCGTGGATGTCACGCTCGAGAGGAAACGGCAGGTGAATGTCCGTTCGGCAACCACGCCCGTCCTCCCGGGTGCACACGAGGTGAACGCTGGGTCCCGCGGCGCCCCCCGCCCGCCCGCCGCGATGGCCGAGCCCCCGGTCCTCGCGCTGTGCGCGCTCGAGGCGAGCGTCAGGCCGACCGCGCGCTCTCGTAGAGCGCACGACTGACGGCTCGCCCCGCGCTCTGGAGGGGCCCGGCGATTCGCGCGACGTTCATCCGCGCGGTGGTGGTCGAGACACCGATGGCCCCGATGACGCCGGCTCCGGCGAAGAGCGGTACCGCCGCGCTGGCGGTACCGAGCCGTACCTCTTCTGCCTCGATCGACATCGCGTCACGCCGCGCGCGCTCGAGTTGCCCCCGCAGCAGTGCGGCCGATGCCACCGTCCGCGGCGTGAACTTGGCGATGCCGCGCTCGACCACCTCGTCGAACACGGCTGTCGGCGAGAAGGCGAGCAGCACCTTGCCGGTGGCGGTCACCTCGAGCGGCAACCGGCCGGCGACCCGGGACAACAGGTCCGGTGAACCGGGGCCGGGGATCTTGTCGACGTACAGCACGTCCAGGTCCGCGCGGATCGCCAAGTGCACCGTTCCGCTCGTGGCCGCGTGCAAGTCCTGCAGGAACGGGAGCGCGGCGTCGCGCAGGATCCGTTGCGTGGGAACGAGTTGCCCCAGTTCGAACAGGCGCAGACCGAGCCGGTAGTCGGTGCCTGCGCGCTCGAGCAGACCCAGATCGACCATCTCGGCCGCGAGTCGATGGACGGTCGCCTTCGCGACGCCGCTGCGGCGCGTCAGTTCCGAGAGGGACAGGGAGCTCGAGTCGGGATCGAACGACCCGAGCAACAGGCGCACCTTCCCCAGCACCGACGTCCCCACAGGTGCCCTCCTACGCCGCGTCCCGTTCAGTGGGATCGATGCGCAGAGCTTACCGAGCGCCGATCGAAGGCCCGGTTGCGGCATCAGCGGTGCCCGGAAGGACCGAAGAACGTCACCCGACCGTCCACAGCGGCGCCTCGCCACGACACGCCCGGGCGACGTTCTCCGCCGTCATCGCGAACATCCGGGTGAGGGCCGTCGAACTGCCGCCCGCGATGTGCGGACTGAGGAGCACGTTGGGAAGGTCGAACAGCGGGCTGTCGGTCTCGACCGGTTCGCGGGCGAACACGTCCAGCGCCGCTCCCGCGACGGAGCCGGCCCGGATCGCGGCGGCGAGGGCCGCTTCGTCCACCACCGGCCCCCGCGCGACGTTCACCACCAGGGCCTCCCGGGGCAGCAGCGCGAGCTCGCGCGCCGAGATCAGGCCGCGAGTCTCGGCGGTCAGCGGGACGGCGACCACCAGCACGTCGGACTCTGCGAGCAGATCGTCGAGCGGGCGGTGCGGGACGAGGGAGTCCGCATGCGGGCGGCGGGCGTGGTAGGCGACCTCGCACCCGAACGCGCCGAACAGTTCCGCGCAGCGCCGATTGATGGCGCCGAACCCCACCAGCCCGATCCGGCGCTCCCCCAGATCTCGGCAGTCCCGCTGCCGTACGGCCGTCTGCGGCCACCGGCCGCGCCGCATCTCGGTGTCCGCCCAGCCGATCGACCGACACAGGTTCGCGGTGGCCGCGACCGCCCACTCGGCGACCGACGCGGCATTGCCGCCCGGCGTGTTCGCCACCGGGACCCCGGCTCGCGACCACGCGGCGACATCGATGTACGCGATGCCGACGCCGGGTTGCTGGATCAGGCGCAGATGTGCGCCGAGCGCCGCCTCGGCCGCGCCGAGCGGCAGCTGCCCGCTCCAGTCCGCCACGACGACATCGACGGTGGGCAGCAGTTCCCGCACGGCCGTGATGGTGCGGGAACCCGGTCGGACGACGGCGCCGGCCTCGCCGACGGCGTCGCGCACCGCCGCCTCGATCGCCGGATCCGTGGTGAGCATCAGGATCCGGTCGGGGCGGGGCGTGCGCATCGTCGTCAGCCCCAGCGGGACTGGCCTCCGTCGAGCGGGATCGTGGCGCCACTGAGGTAGGCGGCGTCGCTGCTCACCACGAACGCGACGGCGCGCCCGATGTCGCTCTCCGGATCACCGATCCGACGCAGCGGGATACCGGCCTTGAACTCCTCGGCCTCTTCGGGGTACTCGTTGATCCACCACTCCAGTGCGGGCGACATGGCATGCGGCGCAATGTTGTTGACGCGAATTCCGTCGACGCCCCACTCGCACGCGGCGGCACGGGTGAGCGACCGCATCCCTTCCTTGATGGCGGCGTACGCACCGTAGTTGCCGGCATCCCAGCGGACCGCCGCCGAGGACACCAGGTTGATGATCGACCCGCCGCCGCGCTCCTTCATCGACGGGTAGCACGCCCGCATCAGACGCAGCGTCGCGAGCGGACCGGTCGCGAACGAGCGCTCGAACTCGTCGTCGGTGACCCCCAGCAGTGGCCCGGGCTTGCAGTCGTTCGCGTTGTTCACCAGGATGTCCACGCCGCCGAAGAACTCGACGGTGCGTTCCACCGCCGCGTCGATGTCCTCGGCCTTGCTGACGTCGCACGGGACGGCCAGGGCCTTGCCGCCGTACGCCTCGATCTGCTCCACGGTGGTGACGAGCTTCGACTCGGTCCGGCCGGAGACCGCGATCGAGGCCCCCTCCTTGGCGAGGGCGTGCGCGATGCCCTGCCCGATCCCCTGCCCGGCACCCGTGATGAGCGCGATCTTGCCGTCAAGCTTGCCCATGTGTACTCGCTCTCGAAGTCTCGTGAACTGGGAAGATCTGGTGTGACAGACCTCCGGTCGACTATTCTCGACCAAGCATTTGCTTGACCGCAGCGTTTTCGCGATATTGCCGCAGGACACCTCCGGGCACCCACAGCCTCGCGACGGGCGGCGCTGCGACACGACCACGAAAGGCAGTTCGAGTGAGCTACCCCAACCCGATCGACTTCTCCGGCCGCGCAGTTGTCGTCACCGGTGGCACCAAGGGCATCGGCTACGTCATCACCGAGCACTTCCTGCAGGCGGGCGCCGACGTGCTGGTGTGTGCGCGCAACGAGCCCGAATCCCTGCCCTCGGTGGACGGCCGCACCGCCGCGTTCCGCGCCGTGGACGTCCGCGACCCCGCCGACGCGACCGCGCTGATCGAGGACTGCGTCTCGCGGTTCGGGCGGCTGGACGTGCTGGTCAACAATGCCGGCGGCTCCCCCGACGCCGACGCGGCCACCGTGTCGCCGCGCTTCGTGGAGAAGATCGTCGCGCTGAACCTGTTGGCGCCGTACTACATGGCGCAGGCCGCCAACCTCGTCATGCGCGAGCAGGAGACCGGCGGCGCCATCGTCAACATCGGCAGCGTGTCCGCGCACCAGCCGCAGCCCGGTACCGCCGCGTACACCGCGGCCAAGGCCGGACTGCTCGGACTGACCAAGGCGCTCGCGCTGGAGTGGGCACCCAAGGTCCGCGTCAACCACATCACGACCGGCCTCATCCGCACCGAGGCCGCGGCATCGGTGTACGGCGAGGACGGCGGCGCGGCGGTCACCCGCACGCTGCCGATGGAGCGCATGGCGGTGCCGTCGGACATCGCCAAGGCGTGCATGTTCCTGGGCAGCGATCTGTCGTCGTACGTCAACGGTGCCGACCTGGCCGTGCACGGCGGCGGCGAGTACCCGGCCCGCTACATGGCGACGCAGGGCAACTGAGCCCGGACGTGAAAACAGCTGCGGGAGCGTGACCGAAGTCGAACGCTCCCGCAGCTGAAGTCCTGACGGGTTACTCGGCGAAGACCGCGTAACCGCCGGAGATGGCCGCCTTGCCCTCGCGGACCAGTTCGAACGACACGCCCGACGCGTCACCCCACGCCTTCAGTTCCGCGGTGTCACCGGGGAACATCGGCGCGGCGAAGCGGCCCTGCAGCTCGGTGAGATCGGCCGGATGCACGCCGAGCTCCCGCGCGAGCGGCAGCGTCGACGCCGCGAGCGTGCACAGCCCGTGCATGATCGGACGCGGCTGACCGATGTGCGCGGCCGCTTCCGGATCGATGTGGATGTGGTGCATGTCGCCGAGCAGCCGGTACAGCGCCGTCTGGTTCGCGGCGGTGACCAGCTCCGTGGTCAGGTTCGGCTCGCCCTCCGGCGCCGGCGGCTTGGACGGACCGCGCTCGCCGCCGAATCCGCCTGCGCCCGGGGCGAACAGCGACCAGGTGGCCACGAAGTACTCGCACTCGACGCGTACCTCGAACACCGCCGCGGCGCCCTTGTCCCAGACCTCGCCGACCGTCGCCTTCAGCGACAGCTCACCGCTGCGCGGCAGCGGTGCGAGCACCTTCAGCTCCTGCGAGCCGTGCAGCGCGGTCTTCGTGTCGAAGGCACCGCGCTGCCCCAGCTCGTCGGGGGCCCACTGGGCCAGGGTCAGCGCGAACGTCGGCAGCACGCGCAGCCGGTCCTCCATCACGAGGTCCAGGTCGGTGGCCGCGGCGCCGACGGCGAGCGCGTACAGGATCGCGTCGCGCTCGTCGTAGCTCACCGTGCGGGTGCCGAGGTCGACCCCACGCCACGCGCCGGCCGGCTTCTGCTCCACTGCCGTCATTCTTCGGTCCTTCCAGGTGATTCGGTCAGGCGACGCCGAGAATCAGACCGGACGTGGGGACCGCGGTCCCCGCCGTGACGATCATGTTCTCGACGTTCTCGGGCTGGTTGGTGGACGTGCCCCGCAGCACCCGGACCGCCTCGGCGATGCCGTTGACGCCGTGCAGGTACGCCTCACCGAGCTGGCCGCCGTGCGTGTTGCTCGGCAGCCGTCCACCGATCTCCAGGTTGCCCTCGCGGATGAAGTCCTTGGCCTCGCCGGGACGGCAGAATCCGAGTTCCTCGAGCTGCGGGAGCACCAGGGGGGTGAAGTGGTCGTAGAGGATCGCTGCATCCATGTCGTCCGGCGTCAGCCCGGCCTGGGCGTAGAGCTGACGACCGACCAGACCCATCTCCGGGATGCCGGTGATGTCGGGCCGGTAGTAGCTCGCCATCATGTGCTGGTCCTTGCCCGAACCCTGCGCGGCACCCTTGATGATCGCGGGCTTCTGGCGCAGGTCCTTGGCACGTTCGGCCGAGACGATGACGAGGGCCTGACCGCCGTCCGTCTCCTGGCAGCAGTCGAGCAGGTGCAGCGGCTCGGCGATCCACCGGGAGTTCTGGTGGTCCTCGAGCGTGATCGGCTTGCCGTAGAACCACGCCTTCGGGTTGTTCGCGGCGTGCTTGCGGTCCACGACTGCAACCCGACCGAAATCCTCACTCGTGGCACCGTACTGGTACATGTACCGGCGAGCGAACATCGCGACCCACTGGGCGGGAGTCGCCAGGCCCTGCGGCGTGAGCCACGCGTACGCCGCACGGTCCGCGGTCGAGTCCATCGGACGATCGTGCTGGCCCGCACCGAAGCGCATGCCGGAGCGTTCGTTGAATGCGCGGTAGACCACGACGACGTCGGCGACGCCGGTCGCGACGGCCATCGCGGCCTGCTGCACCGACGCGCACGCCGCGCCGCCGCCGTAACCGATGCGAGAGAAGAACTTCAGCTCCCCGAGCCCGCAGTTGCGGGCGACGAGGATCTCGCCGTTGGTCTCCATCGTGAACGTCGTCAGGCCGTCGACCTCGGACGGCGCGATACCGGCGTCGTCCAGCGCGGCGGTGACCGCCTCGCACGCGAGCTGCAGCTCGGAACGGCCGGACTTCTTGGAGAACTCGGTGGCACCGATGCCGACGATCGCGGCGGCACCCGAGAGCGGGCTGACAGCCATCAGGCGTCCTTCCCTTCGCTAGCGGCCGGGTACGCGACCGTGACGGTGCCCGACAGGTGGTTGCCGAGGCTGTTCGCGCCCACGACCTTCACCTCGACGAGACCGTTCTCCTTCGAGACGACCTCACCGGTCATCGTCATGGTGTCGCCCGGGTAGTTCGGGGCACCGAGCCGGATCTTCACGCGGCGGACCGTGGCGAACGGCCCGGCCCAGTCCGTCACGAACCGGCCGGCCAGCCCGTTGCTGGTGAGGATGTTCATGAACACGTCCTTCGAGCCGCGCTCACGCGCCAACTCCGGATCGTGGTGCACGTCCTGGAAGTCGCGCGTGGCGATCGCGGTCGACACGATCAGCGTGCGGGTCAACGGGATCGCGAGCTCCGGCAGCACCTCGCCGACGGCGATGTCGTCGTAGCTGCGGCCCGTGACGGCGGCGGTGGCGGTCATCCGACCACCTCGACACCCGCGGCGAGCTGCGCACCCAGGCGGGCCAGGTCGGACGCGGAACCGCCGAGGGTCGCGCCGATCTGCTTGCCCCACAGCAGGTGCCGGTGCACCGGGTAGTCGGTGTCGACACCCATGCCACCGTGGAGGTGCGTGGTGCGGTGCACGATGCGCTGGCCGCCGTCGGTGGCCCACCACTTGGCGACCAGGACCGAGGTGCCGGGATCCGCGCCGTCGACGAGGTTCTGGGCGGCCTGCCAGAGGGTCACGCCCATCGCCTGCAGGTCGATGTAGCAGTCGGCCAGCTGGTGGTTGACGGCCTGGAAGGTCGCGAGCGGACGCCCGAACTGGTGGCGGCCGTTGAGGTACGTGACGGCCTGCGCCACGGCGCCGGAACCGACACCGAGCTGGACAGCAGCGAGCGCGAGCTCGACGCGGTCCAGCAGCCACGCCACGGTGGTGCCGTCGGCAGCGCCGAGCAGCTCCGCCGGAGCGGCGTCGAACGTGACGTTGCCGCAGATCTCCCAGTTGGTGGACTGCGTCTGCTCCACCGAGACACCCGCGCCCGCGAGGTCGACGACGAAGAGCGCCGCGCCGGTCGGGGTGGCGGCCGAGACGATCGCGCGGTCCGCGACGTGCGTGATCGGGACGACGGCCTTGGCGCCGGTCAGCGTCCACCGGCCGTCCGCCTCGGTGGCCGTGGTCTGCGGGGCGCCCTCCACGTACGGGCCGAACTCCTCGAGCCCGATCGTCAGGAAGGTGCTGCCCTCGGCGACCCCCGGGACCAGCGCGGTGCGCTGGGCGTCGGTGCCGAACTCGGCGACCGCCAGGGCCGCGAGCGTGGACTGCCAGATCGGCACGGGTGCGACATGTCGACCCTGCTGCTCGAGCAGCACGTACAGCTCGGCCAGGCCCAGGCCACCGCCGCCGAGATCCTCGGGCAGCGCGATGCCGAGCAGGCCCGTGTTGGCGAGTTCGCGCCACAGGTCGCGGTCGATGCGCTCGTCGCTCAGCTCGACCTGCTTGATGCGGTCGATGTCGGCCTTGCTGGTGAAGACGTCGACGGCGAGATTGCGAATCGCCTCTTGTTCTTCGCTGAAGTTGAAGTCCATCAGGAATCCTCCCGTGCGGCCGGCCGGAACGCGGGCAGCGTCAGATCCGGGTCGGCGTCGATCCAGTCCAGTTCCACCGGCATGCCGATCTCGACCTCGTCCGGCGCGATACCGGTCATGTTCGCGATCAGGCGGGTGCCCTCCTCGAGTTCGATCGTCGCCACGATGAGCGGGTACTCGAAGCCGGGGATCTGCGGGTGGTGATTGACGACGAAGCTGTAGACGGTGCCACGACCCGAGGCATCGACGGTGTCCCAGTCGAGCGACTGGCACGCCCCGCACATCGGGCCGGTGGGATGGCGCAGCACGCCGCAGTTGGTGCAGCGCTGGATCACCAGACGGTGTTCCTTGGCGGCCGCAAACCAGAAGGCGTTGTCGGCGTTGAGCGCCGGACGCGGGCGCAGACCCGGGATGGGGCCGCCCGACTTCTCCGCCGGCTTCTCGGTCGCCTTCTCGCTGCCCTTCGGCTTGAAGCGCAGCGTGCGCCAGCGCTGGGTCGCGACGACCTCGTCCCGGTCGTTCCGGTACGTCTTGAGCGTCGTGACGAAGTGCCCGACACCCAGGCCGGTCTTCTTCTCCTCGGAGATGTCCTCGATGACCTCGGTCAGCGAGACCCGGTCGCCGGGACGCAGTTCCGTGAAGAACTCGAAGTCCGAGTCGGTCGCGACGACGGACGTGAATCCCTCGCCGTCGAGCGTGGCGATCAGATCGGTCCACACCTGGGACGGATCGTTGTTCGCCATCTTGTCGTTGAACGTACGCATCGTCCACACCTGCGCCATGAGCGCGGGCGCGACGGCGCCGTCCCGGCCGGTGGCCCGGGCCGCGTCGTCGTCGAGGTAGATGGGGCTGGTGTCGCCCATCGTCTCGACCCAGTGCCGGATCATCGGGGTGTTGACCTCGTCCGGACCCCACACCGTGGGGGTCAGGATCTGACCCTCGAATGCCTTGATCTTGGTGAGGAATTCGCTCACTTGACCCTCTTCTCACGTGCCAGACCGAGGCCCATGGTGCCGACCATGTCGCGCAGGACCTCGTTGACGCCGCCGCCGAACGTGTTGACCATGCCCTGACGGGAGATCTGCTCGATCTGACCGGCCAGCAGCGCGCCCGGCGACTCGGGGCGGATGCGACCCGCGGCGCCGAGGATGCCCAGCAGCGTGCGGTACACGTCGATGTGGGTCTCGGTGCCGTACGCCTTGGTGGCGCCGGCGTCGGCGCCGGAGAGCGTGTCCGCGGCGACCGCGGCGGTCATCTTCCAGTTCAGCAGGCGCATGGCCTCGAGCTTGGCGTGGGTGCGCGCGAACTCCTGCTGCACCCACGGGATCTCGATGGCGCCGTTCTCCTTGGCCCAGTCCAGGACCTGATGCCACAGACCGTACGTGCGGCCACCGATCGCGGCCAGGCCGATGCGCTCGTGGTTGAGCTGTGCGGCGATCAGCTGCCAGCCACCGTTGATCTCACCGATGACGTCCTTCTGCGGGACGCGGATGCCGCTGTAGTACGTCGAGGTGACCATGAGGCCGCCGACGGTCGGGATCGGCGACCACGAGAATCCCGGGTCGTCGGTGGGGACCACCAGGATCGAGATGCCCTTGTGCTTGGGGGCCTCCGGATCGGTGCGGGCCGCGAGCCACACGTAGTCGGCGGTGTTGGCGCCGGAGGTGAAGATCTTGTTGCCGTCGACCACGAAGTCCTCGCCGTCGGCGACCGCGCGGGTCTTGAGCGACGCCAGGTCGGTGCCGGCCTCGGGCTCGGTGTAGCCGATCGCGAAGACGATGTCGCCGGCGAGGATGCCCGGCAGGAAGCGTTCCTTCTGCTCCTCGGTGCCGTACTTCATCAGCGTCGGGCCGACGGTGTTGACCGTGACGAACGGGAACGGCAGGCCGGCGCGCTGCACCTCGTCGAAGAAGACGAACTGCTCCTCGATGGAGCGGCCCTGTCCGCCGTACTCCTTCGGCCAGCCGATGCCGAGCCAGCCGTCCTGGCCGAGCAGCTTGACGACCTCGCGGAAGTACTGGCCGCCCACACCCTCTTCGCCGGCCTTACGGCGCTTCTCCTCCGGCAGCAGCGCCGCGAAGTACGCGCGCAGCTCCTTGCGGAGCGCGAGCTGTTCGGGGGATTCCCTCAAATCCATCGTTACTCCTCTAATACCGAACGACGTCGTTTACCAAAGGCAGACAGTCGCCGTTCGGCGACTGTCTGCCTGCGTTGTCCCGGACGGTAGCGACCGGGCCGGATCGTCGCGTCGCGCGTCTCGCACAGCGGGAACGGCGACCGACCTGCACTCATGCGCGCGCGAGCCGTCCGGGCCACCCGCCGTCACCTCGTTCGCGACCGCCGACGATCCTGCCTTCCGCCCCGTCAGGACGTGGTGGAATCAGTGAGATCATTCACCAGTTTCGGCGCCCACACCACCTTGCCGAGGAATCGCTCGGCCTCGGGGGCCGTCGCCAGCCAGACGGCGGCCGCGGCCGGGACCGTCGCCGGCACGGAATCGAACCCGGCATCCTCGATCTTGTCGGTGCCGCCCCGCGCCTTGCCGGACTCGGTCACCACGAAGCCGGGGCTGAGATTGAACGCGCGGATGCCGCGACCGCGGTACTCGGCGTTGACCGCACCGGCCAGCCGCCCGAACGCCGCCTTCGACGCCGCGTACGCGACGCCCCAACCGCCCTCGCCGGGCGCGGCCGGCGGGTCCGTCGTGGCCGACCCGGACACCAGGTCGACGATCACGCCGTCACCGCGCTCGGCCATCGACGGCAGCACCCGCTGGATGAGCGCCAACTGGTGCAGGTAGTTGCCGCGGACCATCACCTCGGCGTCGTCGAGCCGCAGGTCGAGGACCCGCTCCATGTGCCCGGCCGTCTGCGCGTAGGCGTTGTTGACGAGGACATCGACCCGGCCCCAGGCCTGCAGGACGTCGTCGGCGGCACCGACGACCGAGTCCCGGTCGAGCAGATCCATCCGGATCGGCAATGCCCGCACACCGCACGCCTCGATCTCGGCGGCCGTCGTCTCGAGGCTGCCCGGGACCGCGATGAGCGACCCCCCCTCGGCGCGGGTGCGGGGCGTCACGGCGCCCTGACCCTCGCGGACGGTGCGTGCGGTGATCGCCACGTCGAAGCCCTCGCGGGCGAACGCCAGCGCGATCTCCCGGCCGATCCCGCGGCTCGCGCCGGTGACGAGGGCGACCTTGCGGGCCGACACTCAGACGCCCAGGAAGCGCTGGCGGCCGAACGACACGAACTCCGCCTCGAGCGCGGCCTTGTCGTCGTCGGTCATCTGCTTGTAGACCGGCTCGCCCCGGCCCTCCCAGCGGTAGACCGGCTCGTCCGTGCGCCACAGCTCGGCCTGCAGTTCCCGCTTGAGGACCTTGTTGGACCCGGTGATCGGCAGGTTCGTCGACACCCGCAGGAACCGCGGCGTCGCCTTGCTGCCGAGATCGTCCTGACCGGCGAGGTACTCGGCGAACTTGTCGACGTCGAACGAGTCGAGCGACTCCACCTCGATCGCGGCCATCACCTGGTCGCCGGACCGCGAGTCGGGGATCGCGTACACACCCGTCGCGATGACCTCGGGGTGACGACGCAGCACGCGCTCGATCATCAGCGCCGACGTGTTCTCGCCGTCCACGCGGATCCAGTCGCCCTTGCGGCCGGCGAAGTAGATGAAGCCCGCCTCGTCGACGTAGCCGAGGTCACCGGTCCAGTACCAGCCGTGCTTGATGCGATCGGCGTCGGCGGCGTCGTTCTTGTAGTAGCCCTCGAACGCGCGCGCACCCTCCTTGTTGATCATCTCGCCGATGGCCTCGTCGGGGTTCAGCACCCGTCCGTGCTCGTCGAGGATCGCGCGGGCGCACTCCTCCCGGGTCTCCGGGTTCACGACCGCGATGCCGTCGTGCGCGGGACGGCCGAGCGCGCCCTCGGGCGCCTCCGGGTCCAGCTTCACCGAACCGGCGCCCTCCGAGGAGCCGTAGCCCTCGAACAGCTCGGCGCCGAAGCGGCGCACGAACTCGACCTTGTCCTCGGGCGAGGCCTCCGTGCCGAAACCGCGCTCGAGCTGGTTGTCCTTGTCGTCGGGCTGCTCCGGCGTGGCCATCAGGTACGCCAACGCCTTGCCGACGTAGGTGAAGAACGTCGCGCCGTAGAACTTGACGTCGGGCAGGAAGCCGGACGCGGAGAACTTGCGCGCCTGCGGCAGGCACACCGTGGCACCGTTGGCGAGCGCCGGCGCCCACAGGGCCATGAGCGCATTGCCGTGGAACAGCGGCATCGGGCAGTAGTCGACGTCGTCGCGCTTGTGGCCGTACTTCGCGGTGTTGGCGTACGCCAGCCGGGACAGCCGGCCCTGGCTGCACTTGACGCCCTTCGACATGCCGGTGGTGCCGGAGGTGAACAGCAGCAGGTACAGGCTGAACTCGTCGATGCCCTCGGCCATCGCCGGCTCCACCCGGTGCGCGTCGATGCGCTCGCGGTAGTCGGGGGCGTCGACCAGGACGAAACGGTCCTCGGCGAGTCCGAGGTCCAGGCCCCTCAGCTTCTCCATGCCCGCGGCGTCGGTGACGATGAGCTGGCAGTCGACGTACTTGATCTCGGCCTCGAGTTCCGTGGCACCACGGGTCGGGTTGATGCCCACGACGGTCGCGCCGGCGAGCGCGGCACCACCGAGCCAGAAGAGGAACTCGGGCACGTTCTCGAGCAGGATGCCGATGTGGAACGGTCCCTCGGCCCGCAGCGACCGCGCGAGCTCACCGCACGCGGCGCTCTCCCGGACGACCTCGTCCCACGTCCAATCCTGGTCGCGGGTGCGGAGACCGAGGTGCTCGTCGCCGACCCGATCGAGCAGCATCTCGGCAATCGTGGTGCGTTCCAACTCATTCTCTCCTGTCGAGGCGCCGGTGGGCGCGGTCCCAATGACTGCCCGAAGTTCCGGCGTGGTGACCGGTTCCGAGGTCTACTCGCAGGATCGACCACACGGTTGTACGGCGCGGTCGGTCCCACCCCTCGGGCAGCGTTCTTCGCGAAAAGTAGCCCTGGGCTGTCGCGCGGATCACCGTTAGTCTCGCTGAGTGGTAACTCACCCCGCGCGGGCTCCCCGACGTGAGAAATTGCGGTGAGAAACCCGTCACATCCCACTTCCCGCGGCTGGGACCTGGGCGTTCACGACCTGATGGTGACTGGAACGACACTGTGACACTGATGAAAGGTCACCCATGACTGCCCCCGCAGATCCGCAACTTCACCTGGATCAGGTCATGTCCCGGCTCACCGGCCCCGGCGGGCCGTTCGAGATCGTCGAGGAAGAGGTCCTCGGCACCCGCATGCCGGTCATGAAGAACCGCGACAAGGCCGTCGGTGATCTGCTGGCCCAGTCCGTCAAGTGGGGCGACCGCGACTACCTCGTCACCGAGGACCGCCGCGTCTCCTTCGCCCAGCACGCGCAGGACGCGTACGCGCTGGCAGCGGCCCTGCGGGACCGTTACGGCGTGCAGAAGGGCGACCGGGTCGCGATCCTCGCCGCCAACACGCCAGAGTGGGTCACCACGTTCTGGGCGACACAGGCGCTCGGCGCGATCACCGTCGGCCTCAACGGCTGGTGGGTGCCGCGCGAGATCGAGTAC is part of the Rhodococcus sp. SGAir0479 genome and encodes:
- a CDS encoding SDR family oxidoreductase, which produces MSYPNPIDFSGRAVVVTGGTKGIGYVITEHFLQAGADVLVCARNEPESLPSVDGRTAAFRAVDVRDPADATALIEDCVSRFGRLDVLVNNAGGSPDADAATVSPRFVEKIVALNLLAPYYMAQAANLVMREQETGGAIVNIGSVSAHQPQPGTAAYTAAKAGLLGLTKALALEWAPKVRVNHITTGLIRTEAAASVYGEDGGAAVTRTLPMERMAVPSDIAKACMFLGSDLSSYVNGADLAVHGGGEYPARYMATQGN
- a CDS encoding SDR family NAD(P)-dependent oxidoreductase; translated protein: MGKLDGKIALITGAGQGIGQGIAHALAKEGASIAVSGRTESKLVTTVEQIEAYGGKALAVPCDVSKAEDIDAAVERTVEFFGGVDILVNNANDCKPGPLLGVTDDEFERSFATGPLATLRLMRACYPSMKERGGGSIINLVSSAAVRWDAGNYGAYAAIKEGMRSLTRAAACEWGVDGIRVNNIAPHAMSPALEWWINEYPEEAEEFKAGIPLRRIGDPESDIGRAVAFVVSSDAAYLSGATIPLDGGQSRWG
- a CDS encoding MaoC family dehydratase → MTATAAVTGRSYDDIAVGEVLPELAIPLTRTLIVSTAIATRDFQDVHHDPELARERGSKDVFMNILTSNGLAGRFVTDWAGPFATVRRVKIRLGAPNYPGDTMTMTGEVVSKENGLVEVKVVGANSLGNHLSGTVTVAYPAASEGKDA
- a CDS encoding 2-hydroxyacid dehydrogenase, producing MRTPRPDRILMLTTDPAIEAAVRDAVGEAGAVVRPGSRTITAVRELLPTVDVVVADWSGQLPLGAAEAALGAHLRLIQQPGVGIAYIDVAAWSRAGVPVANTPGGNAASVAEWAVAATANLCRSIGWADTEMRRGRWPQTAVRQRDCRDLGERRIGLVGFGAINRRCAELFGAFGCEVAYHARRPHADSLVPHRPLDDLLAESDVLVVAVPLTAETRGLISARELALLPREALVVNVARGPVVDEAALAAAIRAGSVAGAALDVFAREPVETDSPLFDLPNVLLSPHIAGGSSTALTRMFAMTAENVARACRGEAPLWTVG
- a CDS encoding lipid-transfer protein, whose product is MAVSPLSGAAAIVGIGATEFSKKSGRSELQLACEAVTAALDDAGIAPSEVDGLTTFTMETNGEILVARNCGLGELKFFSRIGYGGGAACASVQQAAMAVATGVADVVVVYRAFNERSGMRFGAGQHDRPMDSTADRAAYAWLTPQGLATPAQWVAMFARRYMYQYGATSEDFGRVAVVDRKHAANNPKAWFYGKPITLEDHQNSRWIAEPLHLLDCCQETDGGQALVIVSAERAKDLRQKPAIIKGAAQGSGKDQHMMASYYRPDITGIPEMGLVGRQLYAQAGLTPDDMDAAILYDHFTPLVLPQLEELGFCRPGEAKDFIREGNLEIGGRLPSNTHGGQLGEAYLHGVNGIAEAVRVLRGTSTNQPENVENMIVTAGTAVPTSGLILGVA
- a CDS encoding acyl-CoA dehydrogenase family protein, coding for MDFNFSEEQEAIRNLAVDVFTSKADIDRIKQVELSDERIDRDLWRELANTGLLGIALPEDLGGGGLGLAELYVLLEQQGRHVAPVPIWQSTLAALAVAEFGTDAQRTALVPGVAEGSTFLTIGLEEFGPYVEGAPQTTATEADGRWTLTGAKAVVPITHVADRAIVSAATPTGAALFVVDLAGAGVSVEQTQSTNWEICGNVTFDAAPAELLGAADGTTVAWLLDRVELALAAVQLGVGSGAVAQAVTYLNGRHQFGRPLATFQAVNHQLADCYIDLQAMGVTLWQAAQNLVDGADPGTSVLVAKWWATDGGQRIVHRTTHLHGGMGVDTDYPVHRHLLWGKQIGATLGGSASDLARLGAQLAAGVEVVG
- a CDS encoding IclR family transcriptional regulator, encoding MGTSVLGKVRLLLGSFDPDSSSLSLSELTRRSGVAKATVHRLAAEMVDLGLLERAGTDYRLGLRLFELGQLVPTQRILRDAALPFLQDLHAATSGTVHLAIRADLDVLYVDKIPGPGSPDLLSRVAGRLPLEVTATGKVLLAFSPTAVFDEVVERGIAKFTPRTVASAALLRGQLERARRDAMSIEAEEVRLGTASAAVPLFAGAGVIGAIGVSTTTARMNVARIAGPLQSAGRAVSRALYESARSA
- a CDS encoding MaoC/PaaZ C-terminal domain-containing protein, encoding MTAVEQKPAGAWRGVDLGTRTVSYDERDAILYALAVGAAATDLDLVMEDRLRVLPTFALTLAQWAPDELGQRGAFDTKTALHGSQELKVLAPLPRSGELSLKATVGEVWDKGAAAVFEVRVECEYFVATWSLFAPGAGGFGGERGPSKPPAPEGEPNLTTELVTAANQTALYRLLGDMHHIHIDPEAAAHIGQPRPIMHGLCTLAASTLPLARELGVHPADLTELQGRFAAPMFPGDTAELKAWGDASGVSFELVREGKAAISGGYAVFAE